The Desulfonatronum lacustre DSM 10312 region CATCACCGTGCCCTTGTAGGCCATGTAGTGCTTGAAGGAATTGACCCCCCGCTCCCGGGCCAGCACGCCCATTTCCTGGGCAACACGCGCGTCGAACCAGGTCACGGCCACATGAAAGGAATAGTCGCAGGTGGCGCTGCGGGCCAATTTCATCCAGGCGTCATGAGCCTGGAGCAGGGATTGCCCCTGGCGGGGAATGACGAAGTCGATGATCGTGGTGGTCCCCCCGGCCAGGGCGGCCCGTCCGCCCTGTTCAAAATCGTCCGCGGTGCGGGTTCCGGCAATGGGCATGTCCAGATGGGTGTGCGGGTCGATGCCGCCGGGCAGGGCCAGCAGACCCTCGGCGTCCACGATCCGTGTTCCGGATGGAATGTCCAGATCACGGCCCACGGCGCGTATCTTTCCGTCGGAAACGAGGATGTCCGCCCTGGCGGAGTGGTCGGCGTTGACCACGGTGGCGCCTCGGATCATGATCTGCATGCTGCCTCCGTGCAAAAAGGTTGAGGGGTTAGAAATGAAATACGGTTGGGTTGGCAAGGATCACGAATGTACAAATTAGCCGGCTTGATCCTGGCCGCCGGGGCCGGTCGGCGGATGGGCGGCGGGCTCGGGGGCAAGTTGTTGCTGCCGTACCGCGGCGAGCCGCTGGTTGTCCATGTGGCGCGCAAGGCATTGGCGGTCTGCGATCCGGTGGTGGCGGTGACGGGTTGCAACGCGGAAGCTGTTGCACAGGTTCTGCGGGAGCAGGCTCCTGGATTGCGCTTCGCCCATGCGCCGGATTGGCGCGCAGGCCAAGCCCGTTCGCTCCGGGCCGGACTGGAGTCGCTTGAGGGGGATATGGCAGCAGACATTGCCGGAGTCCTGGTTTTTCTGAGTGACCAACCTCTCGTGCGTATGGAGACGCTGGAAACTTTGGCCGCGTCTTTTCGTGATCACCCGGAAGATTTCGTCGCTCCGCGGTATCGCGGCAAGCGGGGCAACCCGGTTTGTATTCCACGGGCATGGTTCGCGCGGGTCATGGCCCTGGACGGAGATGTTGGAGCCCGGCCGCTTCTGGATCATCCGGATGCGCGGTTACGCCTGGTGGACGTGGATGACTGCGGAGTGCTGCGGGACGTGGACACGGTCGAGGACTACCATGCGCTCATGAACTGTCGGGAATCAGTCGTCATCCAAGAAGCGCAGCCAGCCCTCCGTGACTGACCCGGCGAACCACTCCGTCGCGGATATCGGGCCGTCCGGATGCGCGGCTTTGACGAGTCGCCGGGCATGACGCAGCATGTCCCATGCAGCCTCACCGACTCTGTCCATCTTGTTTGCGAAGAAGATCCGCCGACAACGTAGCTGGACGTTCTTAAACAATCCCAGAGGATGCGCGACCAGATGGGCCAGAACGCGGGCGTCCAAGGAGTCCGTGGGGGGCATGTCGCAAAGCACGGCCAGCCGTTCGGGACGGAAGACATGCTCATTGACCAGGGACACACCCAGGGCATCCGCGCCAACAATTCCGATCACCAAATCCGTTGAGCGGGGAATCACGGGTTCGTGGTCCGCCGGGGCCTTGAGCGATTTGCCGCGTGCGCCGTCGGCTTCCACGAAAATCCGGTCCGCCAGCCCGGAAGCGGCCAGCAGGTCCACGGCCTCGGGCGTAAGGCCGAGGAGTTTGCCTGTGGCGGGGGCACGGTCCCGGGCCAATATCATGGACCGGCACCGGAAGAGGCGGGACTGGAGACGGGGTAGGGACGACTCCTGGCCGTCCCAGAAAACAGGGTATGCCATATTGGCGGCCAGTTTCGTCGTGGTGGTGAGGACAACGGTCTCGCCCGCGGCCACGGCATGGGCGGCCATGGCGGCCATCAGGCTGGTCTTGCCGCCCGCGCCCACCAGAGCAACGAGCGTTGCGTCCGGTAGGTAGAATTCGGCCGGTACGTTTGGGATCAAGGTGGCGTGGATTCGGTGTGGTCGTGGGGCGTAGCGGGCTGGTCGAGAGATTGGCGCACGGCCTGGACAATAGTGTCGTAGCCCGTGCAACGGCAGAGGTTGCCGGCATGGGCTCGGCGGATGTCGTCCTGGGTGATATCTTCGGGATCGCGGCCTTGGTCGCGGCAGGATTCCACAAAAGCGGTGGTGGTCATGATCAGCCCGGGGGTGCAGAATCCGCACTGCACGGCTCCGGCATCCACGTAGGCCTGCTGGACCGGGGAAAGATGGCCGTTTTTTACCTCTCCCTCCACGGTGCGGATGCGTTTGCCGTGAACCCAGGTCGCCAGATAGAGGCAGGCGTTCACGGCCACGTCGTCCACCAGTACGGTGCAGGCTCCGCACTCGCCCACGCCGCAACCCTGCTTGACGCTGGTCAGGCCCTGGTCCCGAAGCAGGTCCAGGAGCGAGGAGCGGGGATCGATGGTCAGCTCGTAGGGGCGATCATTGATGGCGCAGGAGATGGTCAGCATGTCCGGACCTCGCGGTGTTCGGCAACGTGGGTGATGAAGCGCTCCGCGGCGGTGCGGATCATTCGCCCGGCCAGGGTGCGGATGATGTGCATCCGGAAATCTCCCGCCGCCCGCCAGGAGGTGCGGGGGGAGACGTCCTGGTCCAGGGCCGCGAGGGCGGCCTGGACGGCTTCGTCCAGGGGCAGTCCTCGGGCCGCGGCTTCGGCGGCCGGGCAGCGCACCGGGGTGGGCGCGGCCACGGTGAAGGCCAGGCGCAGTTCGTCAACGATTCCCGTGCATCTCTCTGATTTTCCGTTTCCCTCGCTCTTGGCCGATTGTCCGTCTTGGATGCGAACGCCCGCGCCGCAGCCGATGGTGGCGATGTCCATGGCCTGGCGCATGGAATACTTGACGTAGGCCGTGCCCAGGTTTTGATCCGGTTCAGGCTTGATCCGCACCGAGCGCAGAATTTCCCCCTGCCGCAGCTCCACCCGGCCCGGGCCGAGATGAAACCCGCGCAGGGGGATCAGCCGCTGGCCTTCCGGGCCGATCAGGTCCAGGTGGGCGTTGAGGACCAGAAGCGGGGCCGCGGAGTCCGCGCAGGCCGAGCCGTTGCAGATATTCCCGCCGATGGTGGCCGTGTTGCGGATCTGCGGTCCGGCCACCCAGCCCGCGGCCTCGATGAGCACAGGGGCTAGGCGGGCCACCAGTGGTGAGGCCATCATCGTGGCGAAGGTCGTGCCCGAACCGATGCGCAGTTCGCCGTGTTCCTCGGTGATGCTGTCGAGTTCCGGCAGGCCGTGGATGTCCACGATGTCGGCGTAGTCCTTGTGCCCCTCCCGCAACCGGACCAGGATGTCCGTCCCCCCGGCCATGGGGCGGGCAAAAGGGTTCGCGGCCAGCAGTTCCACGGCCTCGGTCAGGCTTTGGGCGCGATGGTAGGATTCGAAGGCGTACATGGCGGATAGTCCTCAGCGCGGTCCCAGCAGCCCGGCGTCTCGGAACAGCGGGAACAGGGCCTTGGGGGTGAGGGGGATGAAGTCGGCCTTGACGCCGGTGGCGTCCCAGACCGCGTTGCGGATGGCCGGGCCGGGGGAGAGCAGGGGCGGTTCGCCCAGGGACTTGTTGCCGAAGCCCCCGGAGGGCTCGGCGGTCTGGACAAAGGCCACGTCCAGCTCGGGCAGGTCCGGGAAGGTGGGCATTTTATAGTCCAGGAGGTTGTTGTTGCGCACCCGGCCGGTGCGCGGGTCCACCAGCAATTCCTCGTACAGGGCCCAGCCGATGGCCATGGCCATGCCGCCCTGGGCCTGGCCCCTGGCCGTGACGGGGTTGATAACCACGCCGCAGTCGTGGACGTTGAGCATGTCCGTGACCCGGACCCGGCAGAGCGGGATATCCACCTCCACTTCCACGAAGGTGCAGCCGAAGGAAGGCGCGTTGCTCCGGGTTTTGACCGAGCGCTCCGCGGTGAGTTGGCCGCCCCGTTCCTTGTGGTAGTAGGCGTCCAGGGCCAACTCGTTCAGGCTCATGAAGACCCGCGAGGGCTGGCGGGCCGCGACCACGAAGCCAGCCTCCAGGGCCAGGGCCGGAGCAGGATACCCGGTCATCAGCGCGGCATGGTCCAGGATTTTTGCGCGCAGTTCCAGGGCCGCGGCCTTGACCGCCGGACCGACGACGTAGGTCTGGCGGGAGGCGAAAGCCCCCGGGTCAAAAGGAGTCACGTTCGTGTCCTGGGTGGAGACCACGCGCACGGAAGTCATGGGCAAGTCCAGGACCGATGCAGCCATTTGGGCAAAAACCGTGTCCGCGCCCTGGCCGATTTCCGTGGCCCCGGCCTGGAGCGTCACGCAGCCGTCCTGGGCCAAGGTCAGGCGGACCCCGGAAATCTCCACGCCCACGGGATAGACCCCGGAATTGAAACTGAAGCAGGCCACGCCCACGCCGCGTGGTTTTTCGGGATCAGCTTGCTTGGTCCGAGAGGCCTGGGCTGCGGCCCGGCGCTCGTCCCAGTTGAATCGCTCCCGACCCAGGCGCAGGCAATCGGCCAGACCGTGGGTTTCGATGGGTTTGCCGGAGCGAGGATTGACGTCCCCGGGGCGTCCGGCATTGATCAGGCGCAGGTCCAGTGGGTCCATGTCCAGAACCCTGGCCGCTTCCTCCAGCAGGCATTCGCAGGCAAAGATGATCTGGGGCGAGCCGTAGCCGCGCATGGCTCCGGCAATGGGCAGGTTGGTGTAGACCGTGGCCGCCTGGAAGCGGACTCCGGCGTGGGGATACATGCTGCACAGCTTGCCCCCGCCCGCGGAGACCACGGAATGGCCGTGGGAGGCATAGCCCCCGGTGTTGGACACGGCGTCCATGTCCATGGCCAGCAGCCGCCCGTCCCGGGAAAAGCCCGCCTTGGCCCGGATGCGCATGGCATGGCGGGTGCGGGTGATCATGCTTTCCTCACGGGTCAGGGCCATGCGTACCGGTCGGCCCAGCTTCCAGGCCAGGAAGGCGACCATGGGCTCCAGGAGCACATCCTGCTTGGCCCCGAATCCCCCACCCACATAGGGCTTGACGATCCGCACCCGACTCCAGTCCAGGCCCAGGGCCTGGCCCACCACCCGGCGGCAGATGTGCGGAATCTGGGTGGAGGTGATCACGGTGATCCGCTCCATGTCCTCCATGTAGGCGTGGGCCACCACGGGTTCCATGTGGCAGTGCTGGGTCACCGGGGTCTGGTACTCGCCCTCCACCACCACGTCGGCCTGGGCAAGGAGAGCATCCACGTCTCCGCCGACGCTGAACCCGTCCTGCTTGACGATGTTGCCGCCGGGGTGGATGGCCGGAGCCCCGTGGGCCATGGCCTCCCGGGGATCGGTGAGCACCGGGAATTCTTCGTAGGACACCGCGACCAGGCTCGCGGCGCGTTGGGCCGTAAGCTCGTCCCGGGCCACCACCACGCCGATCTCGTCACCATGAAAGCGGACATGCTCGGTGAGCAGCAGGCGGTCGGCCACGTCGGCATGGGCCGGATCAAGGGAGAAGGGATGGCCAGCCGGGGCGTAGGGCAGTCTGGGCACGTCGGCGAACGTGAACACGGCCTCCACGCCGGGCAGGGCCAGGGCCGCCGAAACGTCCATGGTCAGAACACGGCCATGGGCCACGGTGCTCCGGATATACACGGCCGAGAGTATGCCCGCGGGGAGCATATCCTCGGTGTACCGGGCCCGGCCCGTGACCTTGGCCTCGGCGTCCAGACGCTTGACGGGTTGTCCGATGCTCATCCGGTTCTCCCGAGATGGATGGGTAGGGGTGATGGTTCAGGATGGGACTTCGGCGGGGTCTGGCCCAAATCAGGCTCAAGGCGAGGCTCAAGCCCGGGAACGGTCCCGGCCCGGAGGCCGTCCAGATGGGCGCGAACAGCCCGCAACACGCCTTGGCCCACGGCCCGCGCCTTGTCCGAGACGCGGCGGCAACGCCATGTTTCGCCCCTGGGGTCCACGTCCCCCAGTTTCAGGCCTTTTTCGACCACGACGCCGGAGCGCAACAGTCCGCGAATCACCCCGGAAGTCAGAGCCGTCACCGGGGCGACGGTCCCGTGCGCGTCCACTTGGCCCACGGTCTCCCCTTCTTGGACCATGTCGCCGATGGTCCGGCAGGCTGTAAAGACGCCGTCCATGGGCGCACGCAAAAGCCGCTCCAGAGACTTGCCCAGCACTGGACCCGGAATGCCGGTGTTCGGAAAGGCCGAGCCGGTGGAGCGGATCTCGCCGAGACCTTGACCGCGATGGGTTTCCACCACGCAGTGCACATCCTTCCCAGCGGTGAAACCCGGCCCCAGCCCGATGACCAGAGGAGCCATGTCGCGATGGACCCCAGTATTGCGCTTGGCTATCAGGGCGTCGACTAAGACATGGGGGAGAAGTTGGGGCTGAAGCTGCTTCAGGCAGGTCATGTCCGGGTCGACGAGAACCGGAATCTCTCCCTTGGTCCAGGCCGACGTCGCTTGGTCCAAGGCGTCGATCCGCACCGCCCCAATCCCTTCCACGTCGACCCGGCCCTCGTGGACCGCCTCGGAAAACGCCACCAGCCGCCGTACGGCCAGCGGCCGCGCGCGTTCCAGCAACAGCAGACGCCTCAGCCCGGCCTCGTAGAGTTCCAAGGCGACGCCCGTGGCCAGGTCTCCGGCTCCGCGGATGAGGATGGAAGGGGTAGCTGGTATATTGGATGGGGGCATGAGAATATGTGAGAAAATTGCAGAAGGAAACTGTTCGTTTTTTTATACAGTAATCTGGACGCCTTCGCGACGCGCGCATTCAATAA contains the following coding sequences:
- a CDS encoding nucleotidyltransferase family protein, which gives rise to MYKLAGLILAAGAGRRMGGGLGGKLLLPYRGEPLVVHVARKALAVCDPVVAVTGCNAEAVAQVLREQAPGLRFAHAPDWRAGQARSLRAGLESLEGDMAADIAGVLVFLSDQPLVRMETLETLAASFRDHPEDFVAPRYRGKRGNPVCIPRAWFARVMALDGDVGARPLLDHPDARLRLVDVDDCGVLRDVDTVEDYHALMNCRESVVIQEAQPALRD
- the yqeC gene encoding selenium cofactor biosynthesis protein YqeC, with the translated sequence MIPNVPAEFYLPDATLVALVGAGGKTSLMAAMAAHAVAAGETVVLTTTTKLAANMAYPVFWDGQESSLPRLQSRLFRCRSMILARDRAPATGKLLGLTPEAVDLLAASGLADRIFVEADGARGKSLKAPADHEPVIPRSTDLVIGIVGADALGVSLVNEHVFRPERLAVLCDMPPTDSLDARVLAHLVAHPLGLFKNVQLRCRRIFFANKMDRVGEAAWDMLRHARRLVKAAHPDGPISATEWFAGSVTEGWLRFLDDD
- the xdhB gene encoding xanthine dehydrogenase subunit XdhB, with the translated sequence MYAFESYHRAQSLTEAVELLAANPFARPMAGGTDILVRLREGHKDYADIVDIHGLPELDSITEEHGELRIGSGTTFATMMASPLVARLAPVLIEAAGWVAGPQIRNTATIGGNICNGSACADSAAPLLVLNAHLDLIGPEGQRLIPLRGFHLGPGRVELRQGEILRSVRIKPEPDQNLGTAYVKYSMRQAMDIATIGCGAGVRIQDGQSAKSEGNGKSERCTGIVDELRLAFTVAAPTPVRCPAAEAAARGLPLDEAVQAALAALDQDVSPRTSWRAAGDFRMHIIRTLAGRMIRTAAERFITHVAEHREVRTC
- the xdhC gene encoding xanthine dehydrogenase iron sulfur-binding subunit XdhC yields the protein MLTISCAINDRPYELTIDPRSSLLDLLRDQGLTSVKQGCGVGECGACTVLVDDVAVNACLYLATWVHGKRIRTVEGEVKNGHLSPVQQAYVDAGAVQCGFCTPGLIMTTTAFVESCRDQGRDPEDITQDDIRRAHAGNLCRCTGYDTIVQAVRQSLDQPATPHDHTESTPP
- the yqeB gene encoding selenium-dependent molybdenum cofactor biosynthesis protein YqeB: MPPSNIPATPSILIRGAGDLATGVALELYEAGLRRLLLLERARPLAVRRLVAFSEAVHEGRVDVEGIGAVRIDALDQATSAWTKGEIPVLVDPDMTCLKQLQPQLLPHVLVDALIAKRNTGVHRDMAPLVIGLGPGFTAGKDVHCVVETHRGQGLGEIRSTGSAFPNTGIPGPVLGKSLERLLRAPMDGVFTACRTIGDMVQEGETVGQVDAHGTVAPVTALTSGVIRGLLRSGVVVEKGLKLGDVDPRGETWRCRRVSDKARAVGQGVLRAVRAHLDGLRAGTVPGLEPRLEPDLGQTPPKSHPEPSPLPIHLGRTG
- the xdhA gene encoding xanthine dehydrogenase subunit XdhA, with protein sequence MSIGQPVKRLDAEAKVTGRARYTEDMLPAGILSAVYIRSTVAHGRVLTMDVSAALALPGVEAVFTFADVPRLPYAPAGHPFSLDPAHADVADRLLLTEHVRFHGDEIGVVVARDELTAQRAASLVAVSYEEFPVLTDPREAMAHGAPAIHPGGNIVKQDGFSVGGDVDALLAQADVVVEGEYQTPVTQHCHMEPVVAHAYMEDMERITVITSTQIPHICRRVVGQALGLDWSRVRIVKPYVGGGFGAKQDVLLEPMVAFLAWKLGRPVRMALTREESMITRTRHAMRIRAKAGFSRDGRLLAMDMDAVSNTGGYASHGHSVVSAGGGKLCSMYPHAGVRFQAATVYTNLPIAGAMRGYGSPQIIFACECLLEEAARVLDMDPLDLRLINAGRPGDVNPRSGKPIETHGLADCLRLGRERFNWDERRAAAQASRTKQADPEKPRGVGVACFSFNSGVYPVGVEISGVRLTLAQDGCVTLQAGATEIGQGADTVFAQMAASVLDLPMTSVRVVSTQDTNVTPFDPGAFASRQTYVVGPAVKAAALELRAKILDHAALMTGYPAPALALEAGFVVAARQPSRVFMSLNELALDAYYHKERGGQLTAERSVKTRSNAPSFGCTFVEVEVDIPLCRVRVTDMLNVHDCGVVINPVTARGQAQGGMAMAIGWALYEELLVDPRTGRVRNNNLLDYKMPTFPDLPELDVAFVQTAEPSGGFGNKSLGEPPLLSPGPAIRNAVWDATGVKADFIPLTPKALFPLFRDAGLLGPR